The Hyphomonas sediminis genome contains a region encoding:
- a CDS encoding Smr/MutS family protein, with the protein MKHRRLSEEEARAWARVASTIKPIGPKESSLPEFQAALEAGEAELRAEKKTARKKAAPPPPAEPSPAPKLPVPPANRGAEKRVRRGKLDIAASFDLHGHTQISASRALPAFLLSQQADGARCVLVITGKGREGQGVLRRNFLMWLESPEARALVSGFAESHPKHGGSGAFYVFLRRMD; encoded by the coding sequence ATGAAACACCGCCGTCTCAGCGAAGAAGAAGCGCGCGCCTGGGCAAGGGTCGCGTCCACCATAAAGCCCATCGGGCCGAAGGAATCTTCGTTGCCGGAATTTCAGGCCGCGCTGGAGGCGGGCGAGGCGGAACTGCGCGCGGAGAAAAAGACGGCGCGGAAGAAAGCGGCGCCTCCGCCGCCAGCAGAGCCCAGTCCTGCACCGAAGCTACCCGTGCCGCCCGCCAATCGCGGCGCTGAAAAGCGCGTACGCCGGGGCAAGTTGGACATCGCTGCCAGTTTCGATCTTCACGGTCACACGCAAATCAGCGCGTCGCGCGCATTGCCCGCTTTCCTGCTTTCTCAGCAGGCGGACGGCGCGCGCTGCGTCCTCGTCATCACCGGCAAGGGCCGGGAAGGGCAGGGCGTCCTGCGCCGCAATTTCCTGATGTGGCTGGAGAGCCCCGAAGCACGCGCGCTCGTCTCCGGCTTTGCCGAATCCCATCCCAAGCATGGGGGCTCTGGCGCTTTTTATGTCTTCCTGAGGCGGATGGACTAG
- a CDS encoding DUF1013 domain-containing protein yields the protein MADVLMPRATAVWLLDNTTLTFAQIAKFCGLHHLEVKGIADGDVAENMRGVDPIAGGMLSREEIAKGEENPDYDLQVAKSKIAHIPQPKRKGSRYTPVIRRQDKPDAVAWFIRNHPEVTDAQIIKLIGTTKTTINNVRDKSHWNAQNIRPVDPVTLGLCSQIELDEVIAKASDRRRKMEAEKIARGEGPGLVPTRDNAGDYEEEAEDTFKKDISADDVFRDFD from the coding sequence ATGGCCGATGTCCTGATGCCCCGCGCCACCGCCGTCTGGCTGCTCGACAATACGACCCTGACATTCGCGCAGATCGCGAAGTTCTGTGGTCTGCACCATCTCGAAGTGAAGGGCATCGCCGATGGCGACGTTGCCGAGAACATGCGCGGCGTCGACCCGATTGCCGGGGGCATGCTCTCGCGCGAAGAAATCGCCAAGGGCGAGGAAAACCCGGACTACGACCTGCAGGTGGCGAAATCCAAGATCGCCCACATTCCGCAGCCCAAGCGCAAGGGCAGCCGCTACACGCCGGTTATCCGCCGCCAGGACAAGCCGGACGCCGTGGCCTGGTTCATCCGCAACCACCCGGAAGTGACCGATGCGCAGATCATCAAGCTGATCGGCACCACCAAGACAACGATCAACAATGTGCGCGACAAGTCTCACTGGAATGCCCAGAACATCCGCCCTGTCGACCCGGTGACGCTGGGCCTGTGCAGCCAGATCGAGCTGGACGAAGTGATCGCCAAGGCATCTGACCGCCGCCGCAAGATGGAAGCTGAAAAGATCGCCCGCGGCGAAGGCCCCGGCCTCGTTCCGACCCGCGACAATGCCGGCGATTATGAAGAAGAAGCCGAAGACACCTTCAAGAAGGACATCTCGGCAGACGACGTGTTCCGCGACTTCGACTAG
- a CDS encoding NAD(P)H-quinone oxidoreductase, which produces MTAKMTAAHAETGQPLALVEMDRPEPGPGEVLIEVAAAGLNRADLAQRAGRYPPPPGASPILGLEVSGVVAGLGPGAGRFKTGDRVCALLAGGGYASHVVVDEGSLLPVPDNIDIVTAACFPEALMTAWANVFDRAGLKPGETFLCHGATSGIGVMAIQMAKVYGASKIFGTAGSAEKCALARDLGADIAINYREEDFEKVVKEAGGADVTLDMVGGEYVQKNIGAARADGRIINIAYQNGMSVTVNFGLVLMKRLSLMATTLRARPVPEKSRIRAAVEKDFWPHVASGKIRAVLDTTYPLSEAETALAHMEKGGHSGKILLTV; this is translated from the coding sequence ATGACCGCAAAGATGACCGCCGCCCATGCCGAAACCGGCCAGCCGCTGGCGCTGGTGGAGATGGACCGGCCAGAGCCCGGCCCCGGCGAAGTGTTGATCGAAGTGGCCGCTGCCGGCCTTAACCGGGCAGACCTTGCCCAGCGCGCGGGCCGCTATCCGCCGCCGCCGGGCGCCTCCCCTATTCTCGGGCTTGAAGTGTCCGGCGTCGTTGCGGGCCTCGGGCCGGGCGCAGGCCGGTTCAAGACCGGTGACCGGGTATGTGCCCTGCTCGCAGGCGGGGGCTATGCCAGCCATGTGGTGGTCGATGAAGGCTCCCTCCTGCCGGTGCCAGATAATATCGACATCGTGACGGCGGCCTGTTTCCCCGAAGCGCTGATGACGGCCTGGGCAAATGTGTTCGACCGGGCGGGCCTGAAGCCGGGCGAAACCTTCCTCTGTCATGGCGCAACCAGCGGCATCGGCGTGATGGCGATCCAGATGGCGAAGGTCTATGGCGCCTCGAAAATCTTCGGCACGGCGGGATCGGCGGAAAAATGCGCCCTTGCCCGCGACCTGGGCGCCGACATTGCCATCAATTACCGCGAAGAAGACTTCGAGAAGGTGGTGAAGGAAGCCGGCGGCGCCGATGTGACGCTCGACATGGTGGGCGGCGAGTATGTGCAGAAGAATATCGGCGCGGCGCGGGCTGATGGGCGCATCATCAACATTGCCTATCAGAACGGCATGAGCGTGACCGTGAATTTCGGTCTCGTGCTGATGAAACGCCTGTCGCTGATGGCGACTACCCTGCGGGCACGGCCCGTGCCTGAGAAATCCCGCATTCGCGCCGCTGTCGAAAAGGATTTCTGGCCGCATGTGGCCAGCGGGAAGATCCGCGCCGTGCTCGATACGACCTACCCGCTGAGTGAAGCCGAAACCGCCCTTGCGCATATGGAAAAGGGCGGCCATTCGGGGAAAATCCTGCTGACGGTCTAG
- a CDS encoding DUF1192 domain-containing protein has translation MAINDEEPVLVRKAQTLDQMSVDELEARIELLKAEITACQVEIEKKKAQKRAADALFGGGG, from the coding sequence ATGGCGATCAATGACGAAGAACCCGTCCTGGTGCGCAAGGCGCAGACTCTGGACCAGATGTCCGTCGATGAGCTGGAAGCCCGGATCGAGCTTCTGAAAGCCGAAATTACTGCCTGTCAGGTGGAAATCGAGAAGAAGAAAGCCCAGAAACGCGCCGCTGACGCGCTTTTTGGTGGTGGTGGTTAA
- the rcdA gene encoding protease adaptor protein RcdA, protein MAERDLVPPQPPALEPFTGGKLFDTVFTRGMALVEETAAYLDGPGRDQSRGLSREASLTYSAWSMELTTRLMQAASWLVMQKAVRDGDMRREDAGARKYRIRRDEPALDPSTDEGKTLPPRFLELVGRAEALFEQVCRLDEALYQPARPSAASNPVSEQMAALQKAAEAGAFDPLMVWRRAK, encoded by the coding sequence ATGGCAGAGCGAGACCTGGTTCCCCCGCAGCCCCCGGCTCTGGAACCCTTCACCGGCGGCAAGCTGTTCGACACCGTATTCACGCGCGGCATGGCGCTGGTTGAGGAAACCGCCGCTTATCTCGATGGGCCGGGCCGGGATCAGTCCCGCGGGCTCTCCCGCGAAGCCAGCCTCACCTATTCTGCCTGGAGCATGGAGCTGACGACGCGCCTGATGCAGGCTGCGTCCTGGCTCGTCATGCAGAAAGCCGTGCGTGACGGGGATATGCGCCGCGAAGATGCCGGCGCCCGCAAATACCGTATCCGCCGGGATGAACCTGCGCTCGATCCTTCGACCGATGAAGGCAAGACCCTGCCGCCACGTTTCCTGGAACTGGTCGGGCGCGCTGAAGCCCTGTTCGAACAGGTCTGCCGTCTTGATGAAGCGCTTTATCAGCCCGCCCGGCCAAGCGCGGCGTCAAATCCTGTCTCCGAACAGATGGCCGCGCTCCAGAAAGCCGCCGAGGCCGGCGCTTTCGATCCCCTCATGGTGTGGCGCCGGGCGAAATAA
- a CDS encoding TetR/AcrR family transcriptional regulator, translated as MSTPTETPSPPSGSRKGPTRSEASKAAILEAARDEMAENGWRGFSVDSVAKRASASKQTIYRWWPSIGAMCVDAALALVPDAPDGGRDPQERITALIIPIEAAARTGHGHAVLRVALLAAADDKEAGEVWRAWVGRDIRQPLRMLLAELAAKRVIRRDFELDDVMEQLLGPLFHRLTISRAPIKEGFCAEQATAFLRTYAQF; from the coding sequence ATGTCGACGCCGACCGAAACCCCGAGCCCGCCTTCAGGCTCCCGCAAGGGGCCGACGCGCAGCGAGGCATCGAAAGCGGCTATCCTTGAGGCTGCGCGGGACGAAATGGCCGAAAATGGCTGGCGCGGTTTCAGTGTCGACTCCGTGGCCAAACGCGCGAGCGCTTCCAAACAGACGATCTATCGCTGGTGGCCCTCGATCGGCGCGATGTGTGTCGACGCCGCGCTCGCCCTCGTGCCGGACGCGCCCGATGGCGGCCGCGACCCGCAGGAGCGGATTACCGCGCTGATCATTCCCATCGAGGCAGCCGCCCGCACCGGGCATGGCCATGCCGTGCTGCGCGTGGCGTTGCTGGCAGCGGCCGATGACAAGGAAGCCGGTGAAGTCTGGCGCGCCTGGGTGGGCCGCGATATTCGCCAGCCCCTGCGCATGCTGCTGGCCGAACTGGCGGCAAAGCGCGTGATCCGGCGTGATTTCGAGCTGGACGATGTGATGGAGCAGCTTCTCGGCCCCCTCTTCCACCGGCTGACGATCTCCCGCGCGCCGATCAAGGAAGGCTTCTGCGCCGAGCAGGCAACCGCCTTCCTGCGCACCTACGCCCAGTTCTGA
- a CDS encoding carbonic anhydrase: MKTIDQMIEGYRRFRSGMYAEQVELYRQLGEGQDPDIMLIGCADSRAEPSDIFNAAPGQMFVVRNVANLVPPYQPNGGLHGVSAALEFAVNILKVKIIVVMGHGGCGGVSASLTKNDSPLIGEFVAPWVKLLDEARERVLESQPVNPQFALELEGIETSLANLMTFPFVREKVEAGTLELHGAWFAIKHGELHWRNARTKRFEIVAP, from the coding sequence ATGAAAACGATCGACCAGATGATCGAGGGCTACCGGCGCTTCCGGTCCGGCATGTATGCCGAGCAGGTTGAACTCTATCGGCAGCTGGGGGAAGGGCAGGACCCGGACATCATGCTCATCGGCTGTGCCGACAGCCGCGCCGAACCCTCCGACATTTTCAACGCCGCGCCGGGACAGATGTTCGTCGTGCGCAACGTGGCCAACCTCGTGCCGCCTTACCAGCCCAATGGCGGCCTGCACGGGGTTTCCGCCGCGCTGGAGTTTGCGGTCAACATCCTCAAAGTGAAGATCATCGTGGTCATGGGACATGGCGGTTGCGGCGGCGTTTCGGCCTCCCTCACCAAGAATGACAGTCCGCTGATCGGCGAATTCGTTGCCCCCTGGGTCAAACTGCTCGATGAGGCGCGGGAGCGCGTGCTGGAAAGCCAGCCGGTGAACCCGCAATTTGCGCTGGAACTCGAAGGCATCGAAACCTCGCTGGCAAACCTGATGACCTTCCCCTTCGTGCGCGAAAAGGTCGAAGCCGGCACGCTGGAGCTGCACGGCGCCTGGTTCGCCATCAAGCATGGCGAGCTTCACTGGCGCAATGCGCGCACCAAACGCTTCGAGATCGTCGCCCCGTAA
- the ppa gene encoding inorganic diphosphatase: MDLSKISAGQNPPDDINVLIEVPLGGDAIKYEIDKASGAMFVDRFLYTEMRYPCNYGFVPHTLSLDGDPVDVMVVGNRPLVPGSVLRARPIGVLLMTDDKGPDEKILAVPHPKLTAYYDKISTYHDLPQTLCDKIQHFFEHYKDLEKGKWTRIDGWQGIEKARELIREAVLREQQNAK; encoded by the coding sequence ATGGACCTCTCAAAAATTTCCGCCGGCCAGAATCCGCCCGATGATATCAACGTCCTGATCGAGGTTCCGCTCGGCGGCGACGCCATCAAATACGAGATCGACAAGGCCTCTGGCGCGATGTTCGTGGACCGCTTTCTCTACACCGAGATGCGCTATCCCTGTAACTATGGCTTCGTGCCCCACACGCTGAGCCTCGATGGCGACCCGGTGGACGTGATGGTGGTGGGCAACCGCCCGCTGGTGCCCGGCTCGGTCCTGCGCGCGCGCCCGATTGGCGTGCTGCTGATGACGGACGACAAGGGCCCGGACGAGAAGATCCTCGCTGTGCCCCACCCGAAACTGACGGCCTATTACGACAAGATCTCCACCTATCACGACCTGCCGCAGACGCTTTGCGACAAGATCCAGCACTTCTTCGAGCACTATAAAGACCTCGAAAAAGGCAAATGGACCCGCATCGACGGCTGGCAGGGCATTGAAAAGGCGCGCGAACTGATCCGCGAAGCCGTCCTGCGCGAGCAACAGAACGCGAAGTAA
- a CDS encoding TIGR02466 family protein: MRQLFTTRIEEIAIGSADLREGLERCAWLMEDEDAAGNAWCEAEGYDGYTSYASLDDLPERFPEFAELKRHLDKAAAAFAKAHYWDMEGLSLTLDAIWVNILGEGGHHSGHIHPGSVISGTFYVCVPEGAGKIKYEDPRLAMMMAAPQLTDDAPEEARRFVYVQPKEGHCLLWESWLRHEVMPSRTEEARISVSFNYGLKRKG, from the coding sequence ATGCGCCAGCTGTTTACGACCCGGATCGAGGAAATCGCGATAGGCAGCGCCGACCTGCGCGAGGGGCTGGAGCGGTGCGCCTGGCTGATGGAGGATGAAGACGCAGCGGGAAACGCCTGGTGCGAGGCCGAAGGCTATGACGGCTATACGTCCTACGCCTCTTTGGACGACCTGCCGGAGCGGTTTCCGGAGTTTGCCGAGCTGAAGCGGCATCTCGACAAGGCTGCGGCCGCCTTCGCCAAGGCCCATTACTGGGACATGGAGGGGCTTTCCCTGACGCTGGACGCGATCTGGGTGAATATCCTCGGCGAGGGCGGGCATCATTCCGGGCATATCCACCCCGGCAGCGTGATTTCGGGCACGTTTTACGTGTGCGTTCCGGAAGGGGCCGGGAAGATCAAGTATGAAGACCCGCGCCTGGCGATGATGATGGCCGCCCCGCAACTGACTGACGACGCGCCCGAGGAGGCCCGTCGGTTTGTCTATGTTCAGCCCAAGGAAGGCCATTGCCTGCTCTGGGAAAGCTGGCTGCGGCATGAAGTCATGCCCAGCCGCACGGAAGAGGCGCGCATCTCGGTAAGCTTCAATTACGGCCTGAAACGCAAAGGCTGA
- a CDS encoding SRPBCC family protein, which yields MTVISEPKFVLTLDRVMDASVEKVWRCWTTPALMEQWFCPKPWYVSDVRMDLRPGGESFCVMNGPDGQRFENLGVYLEVVPMQKIVTTDAFLPGWVPSSRAFMVAETLFADAGNGKTKYTARALHWSEESLKEHEAMGFHEGWGMAADQLEALAKSL from the coding sequence ATGACTGTGATATCTGAACCGAAATTCGTGCTGACCCTGGACCGCGTGATGGACGCATCCGTGGAGAAGGTGTGGCGATGCTGGACCACCCCTGCCCTGATGGAGCAATGGTTTTGCCCCAAGCCCTGGTATGTCAGCGATGTGCGGATGGACCTGCGCCCGGGCGGGGAAAGCTTCTGCGTGATGAACGGGCCAGATGGCCAGCGGTTTGAGAATCTCGGCGTGTATCTGGAAGTTGTTCCCATGCAGAAGATCGTGACGACCGATGCCTTCCTGCCGGGATGGGTGCCTTCGAGCCGGGCGTTCATGGTGGCCGAAACGCTGTTTGCGGACGCCGGGAACGGGAAGACAAAATACACCGCCCGCGCGCTGCACTGGAGCGAAGAATCCCTGAAGGAACATGAGGCGATGGGCTTTCATGAAGGCTGGGGCATGGCGGCAGACCAGCTTGAAGCGCTGGCGAAGTCTCTGTAA